The stretch of DNA TTCCCATGTCAACTTACTGATATccagtttttcaaaatgttttttttattttctcctgaaaaacatggaaaagatcAGTGTATTagaagaaaatttcaaagaCATATCACTCATGGATTCTGTATATGTAAAACAGTGTTAGCTCAGTGGAATGAGTAAAAAGCGAAAGAGCAAtgccagaaaaagcaaagcctataaaataaaaaagaagcaaaaataattattaaaataaaactacagaAGCACATCTATACTGGAAGTTCTCTATCAAATTCCATAGGACATGGCAGAATATGCAAAGAACTCTTTTGAGTTTACCTTTAGTTTAATCCATAGAAATAATGACCCAAAAGTTATAATCTCGTTGAAATTAGGTGCCCACAAAGTCATTACTAATTTGTAGGATACTGCAACTCATACAGTTGTTCTCACTAGAGAAGTCTCCATAAGTATTCCAAATCCAAAAAATATTATCATGCAAAGGATTTTTAGGTGTCTATCTAGGAAGATAGCGACTAGTTTTCGATGTTTCCATACCAATAGCATTTATTTGCTTCCTCTAGGTCTCTGTGCACATTATTTGTGCTATTTATGTTGCTTTTCAATGTGTTGgtttgaagaaatttttctttccctgcacaTGCCTCCACAGTTTTTCTGTTACAGACAGTTTGggcctttttccttttaatgctTTCTACTGGATATGATCTCCAGATTCACATGTTACAGAGCATCTATATAGAACCTTTCCACCTCAATCCCGTCATTTAAGATATTCTGGGCTACGTTCTTTACTCAGTGCATCTCTCAATCCTTCATTTCTAGTAGTTGCTGCAGTTTTTCGATCTCCATCATACTTGGTTGGCGCTGTGTTTTCACAGTTTCTCTCACAGATTTTCTGGCCACGTGCCATAGGGCCATTTCCAGTGTTTCCACTTTATACTGCAGATGTCTGGTTACAGATGGTGGTGCAGTGCTGAGGAAgttcagaaaaggagaaaaaataacagaTAGATACGCCagctggaaaatacaaaagaaagaaaatacgCCAGCTGGAAAAATGCCCAAGTAAGATCTTTTACACTAGATAAGCTGAAAGCAAGCACTGGGACATAAGCAAGAAAATAGTCTCCTACCAACTGACCTCATCAATGTCCTGGGGATCAGAGCTTTGTATCTTTTTATTCAATAAATACGATGCTAAAGTAATTGAACTTTCACTTCCattctcagggtttttttctaactgTAAAAGGGGTTTGCTTGGTACTTAGATTTCGAAGAGTAGGAATAGGGgtgaaatgaaagaatttgTGATAGAGCAAATGGGAGCCACAGCATAGGGCtcctttttcattgtgttcCGAGTAGAGTTTGGCTCCGTTTTCTCTAtgcagccaaacccagcagatTCCCTAccagctttcccttttttcGAGCTGAACAAGCGCTTCAGCCTCTCCGTGCTGTCACGTGCTGAAGACCCGGCCACTGCCGCGCCTCTCCGCCGGGCTCGCTCGGTGTTCAGCTGTCCCTCGCGAAGGGGTCGAGGCGCCAACACCGGCCGCCGAATTCCCGCGGGAGGGCGCGGGcggcaggcagggagggcacGAGCGTTCGTCCCGGCAGCCCGGCCCGTCACGCGCCTTCCCGCCCGCGGGGGGCGCTGCCGCCCCACACGGCCCCGGCGGGACGGGCTGCGTGCCAGGGGGGGAGCTCGTGCCGTCCCGCCACGCCCGCCGGCGGCGACAGCGCCGGCCCCGCCATCGGGAGCCGTGCCGCCGATGGCTGCGCGCCGGGAGCGGTGTCGGGGCCCGGCGGGAGAGACGCCCGTTCCCGCGGAGGCCGCACGGCGCGCGCCCGCCACGCGCAACTCCCGCGACGGGCGGCGCGTCACGTGGGCGAGCTGTGACGCGGCACGCGAGGCCGGCGGGATGCGGCGCCGCGAGCGGCCGGTGAGCGCGCGCagccggcgggggcggggggaggggcGCGGCAGCGTCCGCGCGCTGCCATGGACACCGCGCGCCCGCCGCTCCCCCCCCGCCCGGTGCCAACGGCGCCGGGATCGGGAGCGCGCGCGGGGCGGCCGCCGTCCCGCCGCTCCGGGCTGGGTGAGCCCCCCCGAGCCGTCCTCGCTCCCGGCGCCCCGGGAGGGCGCTCCGCTGGGTGCGAGGCCGGGCAGGCGGCGGGAGACACGCGAAAGCTGCGCCGGCGTCTCCGTTACTCCTGGGAGCGGGCGGGAGGACGCTCCGTCCCGGTCAAGTGACAGCGCGGGCCGGCCGGTGAGGAGGGACGGGCGTTTCTGCGGGGTGTTCCTGCCGAGCGCCACCGGTGCCGACTCCGGGAAGAGCCGCGGAGTCCCGGgccgcgctccccgccgccgGCGGGGCACAGGGAGGACCGGAGGCTTTTGCcgggggagaggaaaggaaggtaGGGAAGGTTTTTAGGCGCGTTCAGGGCGAGGGTTTAGCTCGCAGCTGTGGGAAATGGAGCAAGGCAGGACGCGCTGGCGCCGGGATGTGCGGCAGGGACAGAGCCGACAGCCCCAGCGGCGGCGGGGTCGAGCGGGGGCCCTGAGGCGCCGTCTCCAGGGCATTCCCGGGGAGCGGCTGCGGGAGTCAGCACCGGAGCCGTCCCAGCCTGGCATGGAAGCAAAGCCCTCAGCGCCCCAAAGCTGTGCGCACCCAAGGTCGGTTTTCCAGGAATACCAGTTGTCCCAGGAAAAGGTGCCGTTAGATCCCCCCCAGGTGTGCGCCTTCGCGGCTCTGAAGGGGTGCCCACACCGCAGGAAGGAAGTGCAGCGGTCTCCTGGAAAAGATGCCTTGGTCTAATTAAGGAGTAGAATTGAAAACCCACTTGGCCAGaaatgtgaataaataaatagtgtGTATTTGGAGCCTCAGTACGGGGGAAGAAAGATTAAAACTTCTGATAACGCGTGTTTGTGAGTTGGTTCTACTTTTTGTCCCTGCGGTTTAAAGCTCTAGAGTCagaattttactgaaaatgtatGCGCGCAAAGAATACTGTGccattatttttatgtaaatactGGGAAATTCTGCCATTGAATTCAGTTATCCCTTCTATTGTGTCCTCTAAACAGTGTACTTTTAAGAAGCTTAAATTTTTGTCACAACAATCCaagaaagctatttttttcaatagaTAAAAATAAGTCCAGAAAAAGtgtaataacttttttttttttctgggaaaaaaagaaaggttgaAAAGTACTTACTTAGCCATGAGTGTTAAGTGTTAAAGCTCTCATCTGGGAGATGGATCTTGTGACCACAAGAGCTGCTCATCTGGAAAATAGATTTTGTTACTCTTTTAGCACAGGGGACTTTCCATTCTGAATGATTTTTGGTGTGCTTCAGCATGGAAGAACAATATTAATTTATGTAATTATGTAATTTTGCttgtttcctaaaatatttgCCTATCTCTTTATGTATCATTACTATTTATAATtagttttgaatatttctgtgtatCCCCAAATATTTCCCAATATTATGTTAGGAAACAGAATGGAAATTCTTGTGTATCTTAGGTaaactgcttttcccttccctcagaCCACATTCCCTTTTACAGGGAGATGCTTCTGTTGTGTGGTTAGTGTTTTGCATGTTATTTTGTCAGAAATAGTCAAGTATTGAATATTTCTTGTCTTGAAAACAGAGATACCAGTGTTTCTGTGTATGGTGAACTCCAAGTAAGGTTGTGTTTTGCTGTCTTAAGGTTAATTGTTATTATGGTATTGTTTTACTTCTGTTGTTTAAGGAGAGTTTGGTTGTggtgtgttggggttttttttcttcctattcatGCTTTCAGTCTTGGAAGTCTCTATGCAACATCCCAGTACTTTTGGGTCATACGGTTTGTGTAGCTCCCAGATTTTTATATTGGAGGTAGTGCAGCTTTTTCATTTAGTACATAAAATCTGCTGTATACAGATGACATCTGCATGTGTTCCTCTGTGTTGGGAAATGAGTGTTCTGTCCTGTTTTGCTGGCTCAGGCCTCAGGGATGTTGAGGTCACCTGTAGCATTTGTGTAAATGTTTTACTAACTTGAACTCAGTTAACTTTCAACTTCGTGAAATTCATCCTGCGTGGTTGTATGAGCATGTTTCACTGCTTGTATTGAGCAATGATAAGCTCAAATTTGAATAAAGCAACTCAATTGATGTTTGGTGTGCCTTCATGACCTTATAACTTGCCTGATACATAGTCCACTCCTTTTAGCTGACAGCAAAGGTGAAGAAGTGCAGACACAGTGTCTCTTGCCGTGGTGCTCTGAAGGTGGTTTTCATTAGGAACCTCTGGAGTGGAACAGCTGTTGCTTCCATCCTGCTTCAGGTGTGTGCCTACCATGTTCATAATCAATGCTGATTATTGCTGCTCATTTTGAAAGACAGTAACTGAGCCTACTGATGGGGATCTGTAAGTTTTACCTTGCTGAACTGCTTGATTGCATTAATGAGCTTGTGCTCGAGTTACAATTacctgctttctcttttctgtttgttgttcAATTTCTCCACCCTGTTGTATTCTGATACCAGCTAGGACTTTTAAATTGTTTGAGAggaagtgttttgaaaatatttttccttctcagtaaCTTATCTCTTGTCTATCCCTACCCTAACTTTTTTTCcgtacttttttttctttttgcttctgtctTTCCAAATTCTTTTTCTATTGCCATTTCTGTTATGCTCTGCTGATTTCTCTCTCTTGTCTCTGATTTCTTGCTCTCAtctattttcattcttcttgtGGACATTGTTTTGCTAGTGTACTTGATTGAATGGACTTCACCATTCATTGAAGAGGTTCAGTGtgcttttttcattcttaacgagggagaagaaaaataaaattccaaggTGATCGGTTGTGAGTTTATTGTTTCgttggggttttatttgtcCTTAGAAGTataaaagtggaaagaaaaaaagtcagggGAAATGTAAAAAACAGAAAGTGTGAAATAGTGGTGGATATCTGAAAAGGATAGAGAAGAGAAACTTTGTGAGGGAGTTTCATGGGAGGCAAAGGTTCTTGTAGGTCTGGCAAGAAAAGTATGAGTTAATGATGGCAGTTGCTCAGATATTTTCGGATCATCTGAGATTCTGAGGCTTACATAAGTGTCACATGTGCTGTTTGTAATAGGACTCTGGAGTTTGTTCTTAAGGCAGGTGCTTGGGTTGTATTTGTGATAGTTCATCAAACAAAATCCTTACATTGCGTGAGAATAAGAACACCTCTTCGAACCTGCTGGAAGGTGGCTCTCACTAATGCCCACCccccccctccttccttcttatGTTCTGTAAAAACAGTGCAGCTGTTTGGATTTTCAGTAGCCCTCCTTGCTGTGATGAAGCAAACCTGGGTAATGCCAGCTGCATCTTAGTACAAATCCATAGCTACAAAACTGCCAAACTGCTGGGCACTTCTCATCAACTCTCTTCAGGAGAGGGCTTTGTTACAGAACCAGGTATTTACTCCTTTCAACATAAAATGTGGATACTTTAGAAATTACTGCAATTGGAGTTGATCTGTCACAGACAGTGGCCAGGGCTGTTGTCTGCCAGTGGAATTGTGGTCAGTTCTTTTCAAGAGTGTGCTTCTAAAGCAGAGAGGATCAGGagtctgtgtttctttctgccTGCATCTCTCTGCATTTGTGTGGAACAGGAGGATAAAAATAAAGGTCACAGCAGACAGGTGAGGTTACCCATCTGCAGTGGGCTGTGCACTTTGTTGGGCCTAGACATAGCAGAATGCTGGAGTGAGTTAGATGCCCAAGGAATGTGACATTTTTTGCTGAGAATGGGTAAAAGTTAATCTCACTAGGGACAAAGGTGAAGGATGGAAATAGTAAGTGTCTTACAAGGGCTGAATCTGGGATAAAAGGTAGTGGAGTATAAGTGAGCTCTTTGGGTGTGGGAGAAAGGTGTGTGGAAATAGAGGCTGTAGCAGGCTCACATAGAAAGGAGAGGGTTTAGGAATGAATAAATGTAGGATAGAGACAGGAAGTAAATATTTCAAGAGAATGAACATGGTGGAGCTGGGCAGATTGCTAAAAGACAGTCAAATGTAAGAGCAAGCCGTGGGTGAGGGTCTTGGGCAGAGCTGATGAACAGCCATATAAAGTAGAACATTCAGTGCTGTGGGTGGAGGGATGTGTTATCATGTGTCTGGAAAGTGATAAGGAGCTGTTTGCACCTTCTGTATGCTGAGTGTTCTGTGTGTAGGTTGGTGCAGGCAATACTGCGTATGGTGGGACATCTGGCCACATGctcttttctgctgttaaaGATGCCtatattttctcctcctttttgcCTGGGCACCCCATAATTTCTGTGCCCACGTCTTTTATTAGcatttcttaggaaaaaatacatgcaaagaGATGGGTCTTAAAGGGGAGATGCAGTTGTATCTTGATGTCCAATACTGTGTAACACAGCTTTGGGCCTTTGgcctgggaaagtgttagaaGCTGTGTAAGCAACCTGAGTGTTCAGGGCAACTGCTTTAGGTTTGTGAGGGTGTGTGGGTTTTGctagcaggtttttttgttgttgttgttcgtaattctaaaaataaaaaccaaaccaaaaatacataaaaataaaatatgaaaaaatactgagagGCAGAGCCCAGGTGCACTTCAGTTCAGCCCCTCTTGAGCAGCACAAGCTTTTCTCGGAGATGGAGATGGTGCTGGAAGGATATCCCTTCATTCTGTGTGCTAatctctcccagcagctgttcTTAGCCTGAGATGAAATTCTCTTTGTTTGTGACTCTGAATAACACTTGTGTTCTGCCACAGCATCTCAAGTGTGTAAATGTTAGAGTAAAGTGGTTCTGCCCAGAGTTCCCCTCTGGCGATGCTTCTTTTCAGGTAATATTTGGACTTTTGGGAGGTTCTGGGGACTCTGAGTGTTGAAAATCTGCAGGACAGATAAGAGAAGGAAATAGTCTAAAAGTCAAAACTAGAAATACTGGAAAGCAAACCACTTTGTCTCTTCTGTGCTTGGGAAATGGAGAAACCTTTACTCTGAAAGAACAAATCAGTTAGATGTAGTTGTAGCACTAAGTGCAATAAAACAACTCTTTTTGGTTGGAGTGTTGAAAAGCACCTAAAGGGAGAATATATGTGtacagaattatttatttattttctttttttgacagAGTTTTAAAGGAGAGAGCTCTTGGTAATTtccattcctgctttttttttcctctcttcaggaccttctgcagctctgtgatTGTTGATACATGCTTGACAGCCTCAAAGGGTCCTGGCAAGATGGCATCTTCTAGACTTCCCATCCTTATAGCATTGgcattttcctctttgccttttgttcttTCACATTCAAACAGGGTAATGTGGTTTCAGGATTTCTTTCCACCTAATGTGTGCCCTATAAATGCCAAAGCAAACACTTTTTATGGCATCATGTTTGATGCAGGAAGCACTGGAACCCGTATTCATATTTACACCTTTGTGCAGAAGAGCCCAGGTAAGACCCCCATGTACATTGACTTAGGTTTCAACTGctcaaaacagttttgttttttgccAGCTCGGCATTTGAGGGGAGCTGAAGATTTCTACAGTTTGTCTTTCAAATGGTCCTCCTGCAGGTGTTTATTGTCCATTTGTCGTGGTGTTTTGCTGTGTAAATATCTTTTCCGTAGGTCTTTTGAGTCTGAGATACAATTCTGGGTATACTGGAGAGTTCtgaattttcaaacattttcgTCTCTGCAACTGTTTAAAAGGAATATCTCACTGAGATGAAAAGATACTTATGCTATTTTTGTCAGGTTGCATGTTAGCTTAAATTTTCACAAGAGATACTTGAATTCTGCATATGTTTGTCACATGTTGTAGCAAACTAAAATCAGTAAATTAGAGCGTTATTAAGTACTGAAGGTCTGAGCCATTTCCAGGAGAGCTGTGTTCAGATGCACCACACTCCAGTGTATCTGCTGCTCACATGGTGCAGAGGTGCCCGGTTTTGGCTGCACATGCGACAGGATTCAGGGGGATGAATTAGCTTGGGTACAGTGAGCCAGCAGGTTTGCAAAGGTTAAAGGCTGGTTGCTTGGACTTATGTGTCACATAGTACTGATGTGTCTTTGCATGACTTCATCCATTGTTTGGAAGGACTGGTACAAGGTCCAGTTCTGTTGGACTCAGCCTGGCTTGTAATACCTGATACTCAGGGATAGCTTCTAcacccaggctgctctgggagcagtgGTCAAACTTGTTTGGCTTCTCAGCCAAGTACTTGAGCACAGTCAagtcttttctgtctttgtgaGTTGGATGAATCACCTAAGGATAATTGGGAGTTGATTGTGTGTCTTAATCTGCACTAATATTTCACAATTAGCTTGGggacagaaagggaaagaatttttattaagAATAGGCAACAGTTATGTTGCATTGTTGTAACTTACTATAGGTCACAAATGCTAAATGAAGATAACTTTAATTATAACAACATGTTATTCATAAATTGTTTGTGGACTTGGTGGATACAAGGGCAACGTTCTGCTAAATATGTTCCTGAAGTGAAGGAGCAAGACTTATTTTAGGAGGGGAATAATCTTGTTTGCAAGGGGAATCAAGGATAGTCACTTTACAGGAGTTGAGGGCagcctttcttttaaagaaaaagatttgaGTTGTTGACTGTATCAtgtaatgttttgtttgtgCAGAAAACCTTCCAGAGTTGGAAGGGGAAATCTTTGAGTCTGTGAAGCCAGGTCTGTCTGCATATGCTGATCAGCCTGAAAAGGTAATACTATCCTTCATTCCCTGGGAGTTGGTCTTGCTGTTAATATCACTTAGATTCCACCAAGCAGTTCAAGTATTACTGGTTGCCATCGCAAAAAGTCaagaagaaatgtaaaagtTCTACCACTGTGTCTCTAAACCTGTTCCTCTACTTTTGTGAGTTAATTTTACACAGCGAAATAGGAGCTTGGTGTTCTACATATTTCGTCAGTGGAACAGTGACTTAATTAATTGCTTAAATGTTTATATAACTAGACTATACGCCTTTGAGAATTTCAAAGACAAAGTGATTTTTGTCTCCAGCAGCATCAATGTTTATTTCCCCTACAGCTACCCCAAATATGAGTAAATGCATACTCTGTCtcatttacaaataattttctcagtTCTGAAGTAAGCTGCCATTTTCCAGCCACCCTGCACTGACAGGAAGCTCTTTCACAAACTAAAGGAGGTGCCAGAGAAATGATAGATTAGATACACTATCTTGTGTGCTTTAGCAGCCTTGaagttggggggggggggggggggtaacATAATGGGGGTTTCAGGTTTCGCATTTTGCTCAGTTGGATTCCATACTACAGGAATTTGAGTGTGACACTTTATGGAAGAGTGAAtggatttttgatttttaaaaaattttaataagatCACCTATGATTTCAGTAAACATTATTTGTTGGATAGGAGAGGAGAACTCACCCCAAAAGAAATTTCTAGGCATTTCACAGGAGAATGTTTGTTGCTAGTGCCAAACTGTAATTGTTAGAGCAGTGAAAATAATTGAGAGCCAGCAGTGATGTCTGTACCTTGTGTGGTAACCATTGCACAGCTGGCATTTTAATTACAATATTTGCTATGGACACAGTTGGAATTCTTATGTTGCATTTAGGGAAATCTACAGGTACTTCCCTTTGCCTTGGTAGCCTCAGTCAGTAATTGCACCATTTAGTTTCATCATACTGCAAGATATTTAGGTTTGTCAGGTAATCGGTTCCCTCACCTCCCTTCATCCTTTCCAAAAAATACCTTCCGCAAACAATGATACTTATCTTCCCTAAAATTTATGAATAAACCTTTCCTTCCAATGCTAACATTCTCTTTAATGTTCTAATGAGATGTCTAGCATGGTTTTTGTACTTATCTTGGGTGTGGGTATCTTCTGCTATTGAATACTGTTTTCACAAGTTTTGAGGAGAAACTGAGAGGCCTATTCTCTGATGGCCTGTAGGAGGAAAGtgtaagaaaaatgaatttttcctttcagggtGCTGAAACTGTCAAAAAATTGCTGGACATGGCCATAGATGCAGTGCCACCTCATCTCTGGAAGAAGACCCCAGTAGTGTTAAAAGCCACGGCTGGACTTCGCTTGCTGTCAGAGGAGAAAGCTCAGGCTCTGCTTTCAGAGGTAGTACTAAGTTGTTGTGGATGCACTTGTATTGTTCTCCctgtttcatctttcttttttgtcattCAGTTCTCTATTTTGTTTAGCTAAGAGAATGTCATCTATGAAAAGAGACTGTAATCCCATGATAGCATGAAACTCACAGAATGTCTTGTCTGTTCCTGAAATCCTCTGTCTTGCTGTGGTGGAAGGCATGGAGAGAGACctacaaaactttttttctttctttcctagtCTCTACACACACTTGTCTTATTTTCTACTGCTGTGTAAAACAAAACTTTGTCACCCTCAGAGCACCTCAGAGCAGAACAAGACTTTGAAGACCAAGAAATCTAAACACTATTTCTTCCCTCAGGTGAAAGAAGTCTTTGAGGAATCACCATTTCTTGTTCCAGAGGACAGTGTTGGCATCATGGACGGATCTCATGAAGGTATGTTTTAGGAGGAGTAAAAGgtaaaagcaaagagaaacGGGAAAAAGAGAGGTATCGTAGGAACatgagagggaaagagaaatggtCCCTAaactaaggggaaaaaaataaaaggtttcttGCCCTGTTTGAAACAATGCAATCCTGCCCTTCCAAGGTGGTGTTTGTTACTTGGTCAGCTGTTAGGCTACAAACACAGATACACAAAGAGATTTCGCATGCTTTGGAACAAAACCTTGTCTCAACAATAAGTATTCAGGCTGATGCAGGCTGACCAGCTGAAGCCTGCTCTTGGGAAATAGTGCTAAAAAGATTGTGTAGCCTCTGAAAGGCTACATGACAATATATAGCAAGCTGGGAAGCTTATGGAAAGTGCCTTTTAAGTTCTGCAatatcagaattaaaaataacctgTTATGATTAGCTCATCAATTTTCAATCTAAAATTGGAAGGATTGTGACTATTAGAGGACAATGAAGGATAATTGGCAAGTATCAAAAATAGATAagtaaattataatttttaaaatactctgttGGGAAAAATACAGCTAGTAAAGTAGCAAGGAAGTACtgtaaaatacaagaaaaggtaaaatatgtTGTAGGTTTGGAATGAACAATGATtttgcagtgcagaaaaaaacacTCTAACATTCTGGCTACATATCCAGACATACTACCTTGGAGAATAGGCAAGTAATAATCATCTGTGTGGATGCCTGATGAAAAGAGCCATCCTGTCATGTTATGTTCAGTTCAGAACACTTCCTTATGGCAGATAAATTGCCCATTTGGAAAGTGTTGAAGGAAACCAAGAAGAATTATCACAGTGCTTAAACAACTAATAAATTGAGGAAGATTAAAGACCAAAATCTGTCCACGTGGGCcgagagaaaaggagaagtaTCATAAAGTCTTCAAGTATTTGATAAGTATGGTGCAGTGTGTAGTTTGTCACTAGGATTAATGGGTGAATTGTACAGTCAGGAGAACTGTTGTACTGACAGGGGGCAGGACCAATGAGGCATAATAGAGCACAGGGTAGCTTGCcaagtttatttaaaatccCTACCTCTTCTACTGTCATATGTTTGCCTGTGTTTGGGTGAGAATCATGCCAGTGTCAAGCAAGCCACTGGAGTCAAAGGAGCTGTTTGCATTTTACTGGTTGCTGCTCTGTCTGTAGTGTAATTATAGAAACCTCAAGATTAAAACACAGAGTGGTGTGAATGCAGTTTTCAGATTAGGAATTGAAATGCTGGACTGCAAAAATGGGCCCAAGGAAGCTTGTGCATTGTGTCAGCTTATTACTTCTTTGTATGTTGCTTGGATAATAGATATGATTTGTGCATGCTGGAGTTGCATGGATATTACAAAGTCCTACCTATTCCAACTCATGAGGCTTGTGTGAATGACTAATgcataataaaatttaattatgaGTTTGAAATAGTCTCTGAAGTCTGGGGTGGTTAGATTAAGTTTGTAATGACTTCCAGGTAAATAAATAACATGTGGAGGGCTGGTAACAGTGGGTAGGAGATTATGGGAGTATTCAgtggtgactttttttttttttttttcattcttcgCAGGAATTTTAGCCTGGATCACTGTGAACTTTTTGACAGGTAGTTAATTCTGTGTAACTGCTCTCTAAGCTTGAACTCGAGTCTCTTCTGTGGAGGTGATCACCCTAAGTTCCTCTGCCTTGGCCATGCTTTTCCTCCCCACTCTGTGACCAGTGCTAAAGCAGTGGATTGTCTTGGGCAGACTGTGTTCCAGAGTCTGTAGTAAGAAGGAGACATCTGAACCACTAAGGTGCCAGAATTTACACAGGGCTGGGAGGCACTGGCAAGCTGGTTTCTCTAATGTATTGGAGAGTGGTACTGCTGATGTGTGGGAAACAAGGGCTTGCAGTGTTCTTCATCCCAGTGTGAGCTGTGCCACTACAATGGTGTTGCAGGGCATGGTGCCTTAGCACTATGGCCCTAAGAGCTTCTGGGAATGCAATCTAGTGATAAGAAAATCAGCACTCTGGGAGATACGTGACCAAGCAAAAAAGCTGCTCTGGATGATTTGGCTCTTACTGCACTTCCTCCCCCACTGCTTTTTAACAGCTGTATGATGGTTACAAAATTTGTGTACTCTCCCTGAGAGCCTTCTGCAGGAGATACTTTGTCTCTTACTTTCATCTTTTGCTTGATACCTAGAGATTTATCTGCTTTTGTCTCTTTGGAAGAGAGATTGGAATCAAGGAAGAAAGTCTGTGAATCTTTCCATAATACCTTCTGTTTGCCTATCTGCTCTCTCTGAGGTTTTTTCTTTAGAGGGCAGCTCCTGTATTGCTGTGATACTGTGATTACCTGGTGGCTGCCTGAACATCCACACAGTGTCTGCATTTTAGCATTTGTGAACTTGGGGCTGTTCTGAGCATGGTGTTGTTTGCAGGGCAGCTGTCTGGCCAGAACCAGCAAACTGTTGGGACTCTGGACTTGGGAGGAGCGTCAACCCAAATCACATTCCTGCCGCGGTTTGAGGTG from Corvus cornix cornix isolate S_Up_H32 chromosome 5, ASM73873v5, whole genome shotgun sequence encodes:
- the ENTPD5 gene encoding ectonucleoside triphosphate diphosphohydrolase 5 is translated as MASSRLPILIALAFSSLPFVLSHSNRVMWFQDFFPPNVCPINAKANTFYGIMFDAGSTGTRIHIYTFVQKSPENLPELEGEIFESVKPGLSAYADQPEKGAETVKKLLDMAIDAVPPHLWKKTPVVLKATAGLRLLSEEKAQALLSEVKEVFEESPFLVPEDSVGIMDGSHEGILAWITVNFLTGQLSGQNQQTVGTLDLGGASTQITFLPRFEETLKETPGDFLTSFEMFNSTYKLYTHSYLGFGLKAARLATLGALNMEVVDGQMFHSSCLPRQLEAEWHFGGVKYRYGGNKEGETGFKPCYLEVLKVVKGKLHQPDEIRGSSFYAFSYYYDRAADTNLIDYEQGGVLEVRDFERKAKEVCDNMERYNSASPFLCMDLTYITALLKEGFGFRDNTVLQLTKKVNNIETSWTLGATFYLLQSLGMTY